Proteins from a single region of Candidatus Cloacimonadota bacterium:
- the dnaK gene encoding molecular chaperone DnaK — MSKIIGIDLGTTNSCVAVMEGGKSTVIQNSEGGRTTSSVIGFPKDGERLVGQLAKHQLVTNPENTIYSIKRFMGRKRNEVKAETDTVSFEIDADSKGEVVVNILNEKKKFKPQEISSMILAKLKETAEDHLGTKVDKAVITVPAYFNDAQRQATKDAGKIAGLSVERIINEPTAAALAYGLEKKNDEIIAVYDLGGGTFDISILEIGEGVVEVLSTNGDTHLGGDDFDKRIVDWIVAEFKKSDGIDLTKDKMALQRVRDAAEKAKIELSGTQSTKINLPYVTADSSGPKHLDLTLSRAEFNKMVDDLVDKSIAPCKKAMKDAKLSKNEVKEVILVGGSTRIPAVQKAVEDFFQKVPNKSINPDEVVAMGAAIQGGILSGDENLKDILLLDVTPLSLGIETLGGIMTKLIERNTTIPVRKSQIFSTAADNQTAVSINVLQGEREMASHNRTLGRFDLVGIPPSMRGTPQIEVSFDMDANGILHVSAVDKGTGKKQQIKIDKLGALNDEEIEKMVKDAEEHADEDKKLKDQVQSKNELDNLIFSTEKSMKEHADKLNDDDKKKIEDAIKDAKEKLESKDVETLKKAKEELQQKAQKLGEVIYKNMSDQEKQQAAEEAAKQQGQQQQSTSGEQQQQAEEQSQNKDEDEPVDADFEVMDDE, encoded by the coding sequence ATGAGTAAAATAATTGGCATAGACCTTGGGACAACAAATAGTTGTGTTGCGGTCATGGAAGGCGGAAAATCCACCGTTATTCAAAATTCTGAAGGTGGAAGAACCACATCATCGGTCATTGGATTTCCAAAAGACGGCGAAAGATTAGTCGGACAGTTGGCAAAACACCAGCTGGTAACCAATCCCGAAAACACCATATATTCTATAAAGAGATTTATGGGACGGAAAAGAAATGAAGTGAAGGCTGAAACTGACACCGTCTCTTTTGAAATTGATGCAGATTCCAAAGGCGAAGTTGTTGTAAATATTCTCAATGAGAAGAAGAAATTTAAACCCCAAGAAATCTCCTCAATGATTCTTGCAAAACTAAAAGAGACTGCAGAAGATCATCTTGGAACCAAGGTTGACAAAGCAGTGATCACAGTTCCCGCATATTTCAACGATGCTCAAAGACAGGCAACAAAAGATGCGGGTAAAATTGCCGGACTTAGTGTTGAACGAATCATCAACGAACCTACAGCAGCAGCACTCGCTTATGGTTTGGAAAAGAAAAATGATGAAATAATCGCAGTTTACGATCTCGGTGGAGGAACATTTGATATATCCATCCTCGAAATCGGTGAAGGTGTTGTGGAAGTTCTTTCCACAAACGGCGATACGCACCTTGGCGGTGATGATTTTGACAAACGGATAGTTGACTGGATTGTTGCAGAATTCAAAAAGAGTGATGGCATTGATCTTACTAAAGACAAAATGGCTCTGCAAAGAGTTCGTGATGCAGCCGAAAAAGCCAAAATTGAACTTAGCGGAACCCAATCAACCAAGATTAACCTTCCGTATGTTACTGCTGATAGCAGTGGACCCAAGCATCTTGACCTTACTCTCTCACGAGCAGAGTTCAACAAAATGGTTGATGATTTGGTTGACAAGAGTATTGCTCCATGCAAAAAGGCAATGAAGGATGCAAAATTATCCAAGAATGAAGTTAAGGAAGTGATTCTCGTTGGTGGCTCTACAAGAATTCCTGCTGTGCAAAAAGCAGTTGAGGATTTTTTTCAAAAAGTACCTAATAAAAGCATAAATCCTGATGAAGTTGTGGCAATGGGTGCTGCTATTCAAGGCGGAATCCTTTCCGGTGATGAAAACTTGAAAGACATTCTCCTTCTTGATGTAACCCCTTTATCCCTCGGAATAGAAACTCTCGGTGGAATAATGACAAAACTAATTGAGCGTAACACAACCATTCCGGTAAGAAAAAGCCAAATTTTCTCTACTGCTGCAGATAACCAAACCGCTGTTTCCATCAATGTTCTGCAAGGTGAAAGAGAAATGGCATCTCACAACAGAACCTTGGGAAGATTTGACTTGGTCGGAATTCCACCATCTATGCGTGGAACTCCCCAGATTGAAGTCTCTTTCGATATGGACGCAAATGGTATTCTCCATGTTTCTGCCGTTGATAAGGGAACCGGGAAAAAACAGCAAATCAAGATAGATAAACTCGGTGCTCTAAATGATGAAGAGATCGAAAAGATGGTAAAAGATGCAGAAGAACATGCAGATGAAGATAAAAAATTGAAAGATCAAGTTCAAAGCAAAAATGAACTTGATAATCTCATCTTTTCCACTGAAAAATCTATGAAAGAACATGCTGATAAATTGAATGATGATGATAAAAAGAAAATTGAAGATGCAATCAAAGATGCGAAGGAAAAATTGGAAAGCAAAGACGTAGAAACCCTGAAAAAAGCAAAAGAAGAACTTCAGCAAAAAGCTCAAAAATTAGGTGAAGTCATCTACAAAAACATGAGTGATCAGGAAAAACAGCAGGCAGCTGAAGAAGCAGCAAAGCAACAAGGACAGCAGCAACAAAGCACTTCTGGTGAACAACAGCAGCAAGCAGAAGAACAATCTCAAAACAAAGATGAGGATGAACCTGTTGATGCTGATTTTGAAGTAATGGATGACGAATAA
- the grpE gene encoding nucleotide exchange factor GrpE, protein MTKKPQNKKNPKIKKDQEMKKRQEQKDELSILQEENGNLKLEVEKLKDQWIRTMAEFDNFRKRNLKERQEWIKYANRDLVLELIDVLENMEKSIESLKTDKKFKTHLQGIKLVYDQFFDILKKRGLKKMEVLGENFDPQLHDALIFTPNENYDENVIFDCILNGYFFDDKVLRHAKVAVTQPADEDESKNSEDTDEENNIKNNKNEVNDNE, encoded by the coding sequence ATGACTAAGAAGCCACAAAATAAAAAAAATCCGAAAATCAAGAAAGACCAAGAAATGAAAAAAAGGCAAGAACAAAAAGACGAATTGTCAATCTTGCAAGAAGAAAATGGAAATTTGAAATTGGAAGTAGAAAAACTCAAAGATCAATGGATTAGAACGATGGCTGAGTTTGACAATTTCCGTAAAAGAAATTTGAAAGAACGCCAAGAATGGATCAAATATGCAAATCGAGATTTGGTGCTGGAACTGATAGATGTTCTGGAAAATATGGAAAAATCTATTGAATCTTTAAAAACAGATAAAAAATTTAAGACCCATTTGCAGGGAATTAAACTCGTTTACGATCAATTTTTTGATATTCTTAAAAAACGAGGATTAAAAAAAATGGAAGTGTTAGGTGAAAATTTTGATCCACAATTACACGATGCATTGATCTTTACTCCAAACGAAAATTATGATGAAAATGTAATATTCGATTGTATTTTAAATGGGTATTTCTTTGATGACAAGGTTCTTCGTCATGCCAAAGTTGCAGTTACTCAACCGGCTGATGAAGACGAGAGTAAAAATAGCGAAGATACAGATGAAGAAAATAATATAAAAAATAATAAAAATGAGGTGAATGATAATGAGTAA